From one Plasmodium knowlesi strain H genome assembly, chromosome: 11 genomic stretch:
- a CDS encoding SICAvar, type II, with protein MRKMAPSTAKAKNHVDEENRLTRGLTKLSTAFTTDLQNFQELRSKCTKAVEGITSNTAYKTHQNVLCDYITSAVRGTYGNSRRKGQGSSEVWSGLDRKNRCYMLRICMKYLMYHYCISEDDVKTVLNAMESQVKTWNVGGDGSPEEKEKNRGAFGRCISKSLVKSPKGGNDLKCKVIKIIKDSDRGKPEQLEKIKPSGGGSGTCPMNYDNGCNNGNAVTGVPAVDVDSEESEDDDEDDEDDDVDTITTTTTTTTSSIQTPSLPGANGKKGNLPFPSLSSFPFDSIHPYLPLVPPVLGIMTITYFLWKYFGQLGKIRRFRRAPSRIPGPSVQEQLLDHVQKDSSHEYRLVKERKPRSVPTREKRSGRVNRRTIIEIHFEVLDECQKGDSQLAQKDFLELLVREFMGSELREEEQVLKEEVLMESVPILGSWLLV; from the exons ATGCGTAAAATGGCGCCGTCGACGGCGAAGGCGAAGAACCACGTCGACGAAGAAA ATAGATTAACAAGAGGATTAACTAAACTTTCCACTGCATTCACTACAGACCTACAGAACTTTCAGGAACTCCGTTCAAAATGTACAAAGGCAGTAGAAGGAATAACTTCCAATACCGCCTATAAAACACATCAAAATGTTTTATGTGATTATATAACTTCTGCTGTTAGAGGTACTTACGGGAATAGTCGACGAAAGGGTCAAGGCTCTTCCGAGGTTTGGAGTGGATTAGATCGTAAGAATCGTTGTTATATGTTACGAATATgtatgaaatatttaatgTATCATTATTGTATATCGGAGGATGATGTTAAGACGGTTTTAAATGCAATGGAATCGCAAGTTAAGACATGGAATGTGGGAGGGGATGGAAGTccagaggaaaaggaaaagaatagaGGGGCTTTTGGTAGGTGTATATCAAAATCTTTGGTTAAAAGtccaaaggggggaaatgactTAAAGTGTAaagtaattaaaataattaaggaTAGTGATAGAGGTAAGCCGGAACAATTAGAAAAGATTAAACCCTCAGGGGGAGGAAGTGGAACTTGCCCTATGAATTATGACAATGGTTGTAATAACGGTAACGCCGTCACCGGCGTCCCCGCCGTCGATGTCGACAGCGAAGAAAGCGAAGACGATGACgaagatgatgaggatgacgacGTCGACACGAtaaccacaacaacaacaacgacAACATCATCGATACAAACACCATCCCTTCCAGGAGcgaatgggaagaaagggaaccttccctttccttccctatcttcttttccttttgactCGATTCATCCTTATCTTCCTCTAGTTCCTCCTGTCCTTGGAATTATGACCATAACTTAtttcctttggaag tattttgggcAACTGGGTAAAATAAGACGTTTCAGAAGAGCTCCTTCAAgaattcctggtccatcgGTACAGGAACAgctcctcgatcatgtgcagaaagatagttcacatgaatatcgattggtgaaggaacgaaaacctcgttctgttCCAACGAGAGaaaaacgttctggtcgcgtgaatcgtcgaacgattattgaaattcattttgaagtgttagacgaatgtcaaaaaggggactcACAATTGGctcagaaggattttctagaacttttggttcgtgagttcatgggatccgaattaagggaagaagaacaggttcttaaggaagaagttcttatggaaagtgttccaaTTTTAGGTTCCTGGTTACTGGTTTAa